The nucleotide window AGCACTCCATTAGGCACAAGAGAATCTAAAGGGTAGTCTCAGTAATCTGGAAGAAATTCCCTTTAAGGGGTCTTATCTTTTGAGCACATCCCCCACAATTAACATAGTAGTTTCATTAAGTAACCTAACAGCACCAGCATACAAAAACCAGTTTTGGTTAAGATGTCTTTGTGAAACATAAATCAGTTATTACTTCATGAATATTGTTTCAAGTGaccactgttttcttttctctagcgAAAAGCCCTTCACATGTTGAGACCTCAAAATCAAAAGACTGAATCCCCTCAGGAATTGACTACCTTTCAGATAACAGTTAATTTGTCCACTTCCAAACATACCTTTCCATGTAGATGTATGCACCTATGCTATACTTACTGAACTACCTGAAGGGGCAGTTCTCCCCATTTCCCAGTCACATTGAAcacaaaaacaaagcagaaaaactAGCTTATCATCTAAATCCAAAAGTAAGTAGTAACATTTCTCTATGAAACAAGGAGAATGACCCCAGTCAAAAAAATCTTTACGTTCCTTTATTGGAGCAAGATTCCTGACCGGTATACAGTGATGTATTTGCTACAGAGACCTGTGCAGAAATTACACACTATCCATCTAGACAGGTTTTTGTTACACTTTGCCTACTGATGGAGTAGTTCcatttataaagtttttataCATCAAAAAGCTTTGAATTTGACCCGGCTGTCCATTAATTCATCTCTGAAAAAGCTAAGTGGCATTTAATTTTAGCTACTATATTTTACAGCATTAAAACGCTTATGCATTAGGTAGCTTCTCAAAATGTGATTTATGCACAATGGCATTTAGCAGATAGAGCAGTCCATCATCTCCTTCGGATTCACACAGACAGGTCTCATTGGAGAGCTATTTGCTAAAAAGCTGGTACTTTGAGATAAAAGTACTCCTAACCTGAGTTTCTTACCACCAACATGGACTTCTTACTCTGAAAGCCTGTCTTCTCGGCCACATCTTACAGTGCCAGTGAAGACATGCGAACAATTGCCCTGTGTTAACTCGGCAGAGGAGCACCAGGTCTGTCTGATGGTGGTGGCAGGCACTATTAATATCTAGGTAAATAAAAGCCCgtattttgaaatgatttgagATACAAATCAAAGGTACAACACATTCAGAACCGAGTTTTCAGCGATCTGGTATCCCCAATGATGTGAAAATTTTCAGAAACTGATGGCAAATTGTACCCATGATGGGTTCCCAGCTATGGAGACATTAATACATTGATTCAAATCCCTTTACTCAATCAACATAGCCCTGAGGTCATCCTGCAAAGTGCGTATCAAAAAATACGAAGATAGGGTGACAAAAAGTTTGACAGTAACATTACACAAGTCAAACTTGGAAAGTCTTATTAAAAGTTTATCTGAGAGAAAAGCATCAAATCCTTTGTGTACACATTTAGTTTTATTGTAACAAAGCAACTTGTACACTTTTAACGTTTAAAACTGAGCATCATCTTTCCTTTccagtgaaacaaaaagaaaaatttaaaaataaacaggaacAAAATTACAATAGAGAATGTCAATTGCAAATAAGATCCTACAGGTTCTGCTGATTCTCCCATCGAGTGGCAGGGCTCAAGTCATCATTaggagagaattttattttaaaagtgtcatCTTAAACTGCAAGGATGTCCGTTAAACATCACAATTAAACATGCCAAAGGAGAAGCCATGTTGTCAAAATGCCCACTTAACCCACCCAACATCTCAAACCCACCCTTTGCTGACCTTCTATAACcccatttttttaagttttttttttctttttttaaacaagagaaaGTAGACAGATACATGTTGGTAAATGCTAACTGTCCATATTCACATAGAGACACAGTGTAATCTCTGAGCCCAATAtacagagaaaggaggaaaaaagctaGAATTCTATGCACTACTACACAGGGGCCTAGCACCCTCCAGCTTCCAGCAGAGCTAAGGGAGcagaaggtttttctttttttcccacagagCATGGTGGTGTTGATTCCATAGTTTTTGTTGAGACAGGAAGggataaaaatgaatttgaaacagaaaggggtagagattcttttcccactgaattCTGCTCAAGATatttcccccctccccaaataaGTTGTGAACCATGgtataaaggagaaaagagacctCAAAAACAGGGCGACTGAGcacaagaggaggaaaaaaaaaaaaaaaaaaagactgcaacttgctcccagggactggagaaaattaaaaaaggttGGAATCCATCAGTGTTCCATTAGTCATCTTCTCCTTCATCTTcctgtaagaaaaaaaagcaggcaGTTAATCTTTAGGATTAATTCTAAGGTCAGTCCCCAATATTCACATGGACCATGATGGACCCCACAGAACATGATGACATGCCAGGGGAAATGAATTTTATGAACCTCCACAGTGGTCCCTTGGTATGTGTGAGGGATGGTTCAAAACCTCCTCCACATATAAAAATCCTCAGGGGAGGCTCCCtagtagttcagtggttaagactccatgcttccattgcaagaagcacaggttcagttcctggttggggagctcagatcccacatACAGCTCATCGAAGCCAATACAAATTTTCAAAACACAACACAACCCTCTGAATGCTCAAGTCCTTTAAACAAAAGGGCACAGTACTTTCATGCAACCTACTCACATTCTCCCATGTACTTTAAATTATCCCAGATTAGTTGTAATATTACACTGTAAATAGTTGTGAATACAATGTAAAATAGTTGCCAACACTCAGCAAATTCAAGttctgctttttggaactttcgaCAATTAAAAGAACAACGTCAGCTGTTGGTTGAATCTGAAGAATGGGAACCAATAGATACAATCAATATGAAGGGCCAACTATAGACCAGTCTGCATCAactacttttttccccctcaggcCACGTAGCTCACAGAATctcagtttcttgaccagggatcaaacctgcaccctagCAGTTAAGAGTGCTGaatcctacccactggaccagaGAATTTCCCAGTCTGCATCCCAATCTGATTTTTGAAAGACCTAGCGACGTTTCAGATGTATTAACTTCCAGCACTAAGCAAATCAGACATCTTTCAGACCAAGTAATCAAGCCAAACCTAATCCATCTCAATCTGACTCGAAAAATTTTATAATGGCTTGTCCAAAACATGCCTATTTTTGTTATTTGGGAGATTTGTCAGAATTTGGGCAGTTGTAATGTCCACAGTGCTTTCACTGAGTACTGGCTAGGGAATGACATAACTGACTAgtcataaaaactaaccacaaaAGTAGAACTAATTAAATCAGTGATACTTATCAAAATTTCCTTCAATCCTGGACAAAACAACCTATCCTTTTTACACATCTCCCCACAACTAGTTGAATCAGTTTCACTACACAATATATGTAATCTCCAAAGTAACATGGTGAATTCTTTGAAGATTATCTGTTTGGATTTAACCAAATCTTTttacctctccttcctccccctcatcatcatcttcatcttcttCACCTTCATCCTCATCCCCTTCTTCATCAATATCTTCCaatccttcctcctcttcatcatcgtcgtcatcctcttctccttccccttcctcatcATCCATGTCAGGAACCTAgggaaaaaccaaaaccaaaggtTACCTTAAGAACTCACTTTCAAACAAATGAAACAAGTACAACCTTGAATAAAAGAAGATTCTGAACTCACCAAGTAGTACTGTAACGGATTTGGCCAAATATCATCTTTGATGACCTCTCCTAATTCATCTGCACCTGCATCAGAATGATCAGTAAACCAGGTGAAGAAGCTTTCTGGTTCCTCATGCTGTCTCTTCCTGCTGGCTTTATTCTGTGTTTGACTTGATCGTTTCGTCAAATCCTAAATGAAGATGGAAGAACTTATGATATACAGGCTCTCCATACCTTGTCTCTACAACTTAAATAAGGTTTTAACCCAAAAGCAGAGCAAAATCTAGACATTATATGATCTACACTATTGTTCTTATGTGAAATTATAAAAAGTACAGTTAATAAAGAGAAGAAACCTTAGGATTCTAAGTCTGCAAAGAATGCTGTCAAATTTTTATGCCAACCTTTTCTTGAAAGTTACTGTCTAGATTTGGctttttaatacatataaaattagtTCTACTTCAACAACCAGTATCTTGAGACAGTATGACTTAAAGTATTTATGTTTACTACTTAAATGCAGACAGAAATAGGTTTTGGCAAACAAAGCCACAGTGTAAAATTCAAAATGATTTAAGTCCATGTCTACAAAAACTTGCTTCATTAACTTGTAAGACCATAAGCTATTGTACTTGGCTTTAACacagatctttttattttaaggatCTGCATTTAACACATCACCAAAACACCAAGTATTAGCTAAATGGTTCAACTAAATCAAACTCTACAAAATATTAATGCAGAAGTCCTCAAATACCTTTCCAGATTTCCATTTGATTTCAGTGGACTTTGAAGATGGGTCACCACTCTCATTCAGATGAAATTCTTtggagagaattttattttcGAAGTAAGGGTTTTCATCAAAATACTACAATAAACAATAAGAGAATCAGAAGTCAATACAAATAGCCCTTCTAAACAAAGCTCAAGTTAATTTCCATAGTGACAAATGAGTTACAGATACTTACAAAATCTATTCTGTAACCTGATTTAATGTCTTCAAATTCTGTCACTTCAACTCTTGTCAAATAATGCAGCGCCTCTTCATCCTCCTCCCCAAGCAGTGCAGACACTAGACCCGCATGGAGACCAAGTGATTATACAAACGTACAACTCAGTGATCCCTTTTAAGATTGCCCAAATTTGGTTTCATAAATCCACTATTAACTGAATAACCAAATGGCTCAGAGTCAGAGCCATGTTTTATCAAGTAATTAAACACAACCCCACATTAGCGTATGATCTCTTCTAAATAGAAGGCATTAATTGCAAGCCTCTCCCTCTTTCAACTTCTGCAGGTAACCAACATGTAGGATCAAGTCCTCAACCAAGATCCCTCCCCTTTCCAACAAGTGGACATCCCATATCCTTCAATAATGCCCTGTTATCACATACCTTGTGGATGGTTAACAAATGTTGTTACCCAAAAATTGGGGATTTTGGCGATCAATTCTGACCTCTTCTGAAAAAATGGTTGGCGGAGTTTGTTATATTTCTGTTCTACTTTCAAAATCTCCTCACTGGCTTGTTCATTAAGTCTGAGGCAAATGAAAAGACACGTTGACCAATGATGGTACTTAACAAATACAAAAATGGCTGAGATTAAAATTATTGACTCTTGTTAGCTTTAGAACAATGCAAAGTACCTATTTGTAATAACCAAATCACCTagatttttgcagccaaagactcAACTGAAAATTGAGATGGCAATCTAAACTGCTTTGCCAACAGGCACTCAGTAACTGACAGTTCTTAAAGTGCCAAAACAGCATTTTGGTAACATTTTATACTTTATCTACTCCATTACTAGGCTAACCTCAATTGTTTCTCTCAAGAAGAAAAAGCTGCCAATCAAGTAACAAAGTTATTAGGCAAGTCAGAGCAACACTAATGCCATAATACTATACTATCAGAagtccacacactgcaacaaTTCCTCCCCCTATGAAAGCAATCCCAATCTTTATACAAGGTCAATGTACTTTCATTAGCAACTTTTTGGTGACCTACAAATACATCACAGAAAAAATACCACTGAATCCTAATATTTCCAAGTTATAGTCACCTCCACTTAGCCAGTAGATACAAATTTACCTGGCCATAGTTTCAATGATTACCAAAACATAATCAGGTCAGAAAACTTCAAAGTAAACTGAGAAAAACTTTACCTGtctatttcattttgtacttcatcAATATGTTCAATTgcttcttgctgttctttttctgccaaaaaaaaaaaaaaaaaggtgcatgAAGAAGACTCAATACTAAATTTGAAGATAAATTTAACTAGTTTTCCTTCCTGATGTTAACAGTCTGTGACG belongs to Cervus elaphus chromosome 11, mCerEla1.1, whole genome shotgun sequence and includes:
- the SET gene encoding protein SET isoform X1, with the translated sequence MGLEEKEQQEAIEHIDEVQNEIDRLNEQASEEILKVEQKYNKLRQPFFQKRSELIAKIPNFWVTTFVNHPQVSALLGEEDEEALHYLTRVEVTEFEDIKSGYRIDFYFDENPYFENKILSKEFHLNESGDPSSKSTEIKWKSGKDLTKRSSQTQNKASRKRQHEEPESFFTWFTDHSDAGADELGEVIKDDIWPNPLQYYLVPDMDDEEGEGEEDDDDDEEEEGLEDIDEEGDEDEGEEDEDDDEGEEGEEDEGEDD
- the SET gene encoding protein SET isoform X2; translation: MSAPAAKVSKKELNSNHDGADETSEKEQQEAIEHIDEVQNEIDRLNEQASEEILKVEQKYNKLRQPFFQKRSELIAKIPNFWVTTFVNHPQVSALLGEEDEEALHYLTRVEVTEFEDIKSGYRIDFYFDENPYFENKILSKEFHLNESGDPSSKSTEIKWKSGKDLTKRSSQTQNKASRKRQHEEPESFFTWFTDHSDAGADELGEVIKDDIWPNPLQYYLVPDMDDEEGEGEEDDDDDEEEEGLEDIDEEGDEDEGEEDEDDDEGEEGEEDEGEDD